Sequence from the Carassius gibelio isolate Cgi1373 ecotype wild population from Czech Republic chromosome A7, carGib1.2-hapl.c, whole genome shotgun sequence genome:
GTCACTATGCACTGGACGAAGCCCTTCACGCGCTCCTTCTCCATCAGATGCTTGAgcgtctgacacacacacacacacacacagagagagagagagagacacgtgTCTGGTGGCGCTCAGGTCACATGATCTGCACTGAACCAGTGATAAACACCTGCTCGGCGGCCAGAGCCTCGCCGTAGGTCTGCAGGAAGTTCCCCGGGATGACGGTCCCCACGATGGTCAGACCCTTCCCTGCTTTGAGCTGAGAGGCGAAGGTCAGCAGACGCGGATGTTTGACGTGAGCGTCTTCATCCAGCTTCAGCAACACCAGCAGCTGAGGCCTGAGTAACaagactttacatttatttgatcacacacacaaacaaatacttCTGATAATTATATCAAATTACTAATCCTTACTGAAATAAGCATAAAACAGTtgtcaatattaaaataaaaaaatttgattgCATAATTTATAATACATTGGCCctccaatatatattttataaatgaccattaataaaaatatttaaattataatagaaATGCTTAAGTAATAAGCCACAAATAATGGCTCTATGAAATGATTACCATCTTTTTAGTACTAAAATAAGCATAAAACATAAGCATAAAGCATGAAAAGCATTAAATGTAATGATTTATAACATAGTTCCTCTAATGTATATTTCAGCACCGACCatgagaaatatttataaaaaaaatattgttgttgtaaattttgtaaaaaattatgtgaaaatcaatcattaaattgaattatttCTGAAACAAGCATTAAAATACAGCGTGAGATAACACAGTGGTttaatgtgtgagtgtgtatgtatgtatgagagtgtgtgtgagagtgtgtgtgtgtgtgtgtgtacctccagTTCTTGGTGTGCGGTGGACCTTCCTCCAGCCGGAGCAGAGCGAACCGAGCCGCACTGAGAGACAGACCTCTGATCCCATCACCCCACTCCTTCTCcgccctgaacacacacacatgattaatactcaaacacacacacacacaaacacacacacacacacaattaatattcaacacacacacacacacaattaatacTCACACAcgattaatacacacacacacgattaatactcacatacacatacatgatTAATACTAATACACTattaatactcacacacacatacacacgattaatactcacacacacacacacacagacacgattaatactcacacatatacacaattaATACTCACACACGATTaatactcacacacatacatgattaatactcacacacacatacacgattaatactcacacacacatacacaattaatactcacacacacatacacgattAATACTCACACACGATTaatactcacacacatacatgattaatactcacacacacatacacgattaatactcacacacacatatacacaatacTCACACACGATTAatacgcacacacatacatgattaatactcacacacacacatacacgattaatactcacacacacatatacacaatacTCACACACGATTaatactcacacacatacatgattaatactcacacacacatacacgattaatactcacacacaaatatacacaatacTCACACACGATTAATACTcacactagggatgtcaacgattaatcgatgatcgattaattgtcgataagagatgcaatcgattaaggctatcgatggtcggttaaccgattcaatgttgggctgcgtgcggctcatgcgcactcaacacgtgcgagcggctgtgagtgacggtgacgatatataaaagcatcatcattcatttcattcacaatgtacaaattaagcttttaatgtgatttaaactttaaagtacactaaaatagaaacaacataaaagttcttcaacattaaatgcaatagaaatgtagttactaatcatttcatcagataactgttttatatcgtgcgctttgcagggctgcgggacacagtgacagggcaggtagtctattcattcctacaacttgttaattcattcctacgaattattaatgtggcaattgtccatgtttcattaattttgttccctaaataacccatgatttaagtgaaataagggaacaaattaataaatcgaacgaattcttaattcatgaaatctttaatttcccttcccatgtttaccacagtaagagatgcgaaaacagttattaaaagcgaaagataataaaataaacctgggaaattagagggttagactatgaatatttaggaaaagaaacaatgcttaaatatactgaatttgtggaaattcgtgaccaaccggcaaaccagaacaaagccgagtaaatgaagactatggggtccaaaagcatggtcgcgatctaacattttccagttaacctattattcctctaataaacaaagcttttataccacacttgtcataatcagatcttatcatttctaaataaataattgctggattcaaaacagcgaataataggcgctgtgaccgacacattcctggagcattcactgctgtcactaaacggtgacgccgagcatcgttcacaagtttctgcatggacctgactagggcacaggttctaagccctgggacaaaatgggatgctttaaggaaaatttatagcctactaagtaataggcccaacataaaaataacaatttgttttcatgttttttttttttttaaataggctatgcgaaatatatccgacttaaataggctaattaagattaacggatttaaaacagaagtgtgggcgctccataagttcacaaaaaaaaaaaaaaaaggatgacaacgcattctgtttgtttgctttattttacaagagcacaaatcttctgtttttattgtgagtgtgcacaaatgaaagtaaacacttttgcggaaaatatatatatatttttaatgtctcagctgtttcgatcgcaccggagcctgctgcacacgtatattctagcgattcaaacttacatcgcagtttgttcattatcaaaataaaatgtcaactaaacattaaaaggttacactggtcagtttaaatagaccgtagtataccggtccactctgctgttatgccaaggacgtttttgctcatatgaagaggatcatcttttccgtctatatgcgaatgcgtgttaagtacaagcctagtttacattataaataatagtttaacattcaaatacattgcgaatatggaaacatttcgatttgtgccgaatgagacatgagcaataacctccaaataaatctagccaaagccgcgctcgctcatcctcgtgtgcacgcatgcactgtcacgatctaatgcgctgtatgccggatttttaaaaatctgacattttctaggacagaatccagcaggatcaaattaatgtgagcaactgtgttttggtgcagcagcgtcgatgtagttcacttaatgtgcagcgcagtcacacgcgctccacatttcggataattttatacaataatgtcagttgaaaacattgcaattgtgctttaaaatacaacaacgagcaccacaaaaccatttaaagaggcgcattcagccttctccgtgcgggattggaaactgtcaacaaagtaaaatgacctcaaaagtatggcgcgctctcttcattttatcaaatgatcataatcgcatctattcattttataatcctgctactagcattttattcagactaaaacctctttaattcaagtgagaaagcgttttgtgtgtgtgtgtggcttttgcacatcctgtcataccgctgactgcgtgcctgcaatagacgcattttgcagtattatggttaacgattaatcgattaattgatcgttaatttaaacgacgatcgatcatggaaataatcgaaatttgacatccctaactcacacacacatatacacaatacTCACACACGATtaatactaacacacatacatgattaatactcacacacacacatacacgattaatactcacacacacatatacacaatacTCACACACGattaatactcacacacacataatacacacacacacacacacaattaatacTCAGACACACATAAATTattaatactcacacacacatacacaatactCACACACAATTAATACTCACAAACACATAAATGATTAAtactcacacatacacaatatTCACACACGattaatactcacacacacatatacacaatacTCATACACGATTAATacttacacacatacatacattattgatactcaaacacacatatacacaatacTCACACACAATTaatactcacacacatacacaatcaaTACTTACACATACACGATTAATACTCTCAAATACacaatactcacacacacatacacgattAATACTCACACACGATTaatactcacacacatacatacatttttaatactcaaacacacatacacaattaatACTCACACGattaatactcacacacacatatacacaatacTCACACACAATTAATACTCACGCACATACACAATTAATacttacacacatacatacattattaaTACTCAAACACATACACGattaatactcacacacacatatacacgattaatactcacacacacatacacaattaatACTCTCAAATACacaatactcacacacacatacacgattAATACTCACACACGattaatactcacacacacacacacacacacacacatataaacaataCTCACACACAATtaatactctcacacacacacacacacacacacacacagacagggcaCCAGTTTCCATGGTGACATACCCGTGGTACTCGATGTACTTGTAGATCATGCCGGCGATCACCATGGCAACAATGGCATAGTACCACGAGGAAATGAACATGAGAGCCAGACAGATTATCATGCCTAGAAACGACAGCGTCCTGACGACCACAGTAAACAACATCATCAGACAGGAAAACACccgcagagtgtgtgtgtgtgtgagagagagagagagagagtgtgtgtgtgagcgagtgtgtctgtaagtgtgtaagtgtgtgtgttaccAGTGGTAGTAGGAGAAGCGTGGTCTCCAGTTGGGCGTCCTGAGCAGCGTCTGCAGAGCACAGGCCAGATTCACAAACAGGTAACACATCAGGAAGAACCTGCGGACGGATAACATCATCACACCACACTCCAGCATTAGAGCACACTGACATTACAGCCTTCATGAACATCAGTTCAGAGTTTAAAATGTCTCACATGGAGAGAATGGGAGCGACGAGGTCCAGTGAAGCGATGAGGATCCCCAGCTCCGCCAGAACTGCAGTCAGCAGAAGAGCCCATGTCGGCTCCCCGTTAGCCTTACCGTGACCGAACACCTGCAGACACACGGCAGACACCACCATCTGAACACTGGAGCTGACACATGATGCGTTCCTTCACATCAAACTCTAGTTTCAGCAGCACATGACCTCCAATTATTAGTCTGATTTTAACTACTTGTTTGGTTAAGTAAGAATCTCAAAATGGATTCATGTAGAGCTGAATAACTATATGCATTTATATTCCAATTCTTAGAAGCTGTCAATGATTTATACGATTGTTGTCTGCTTTTCTAACTGAAGACCTGGAGCAATATAATCACTCATTCTATTTTAGCTAGTAGTTAAGTAAGAATATTATGTTTAAGTCATTATTTGTTCATAGagattcatttaaagaatgaaaaGGTTTGTTCTGACCGAGGTGAACATGCAGAGcgttcataatattttttatttggctGAATATTGAAGATGTCAATGTTTCATGTGTATTTATTGTGTCTATAGCTCAGTTTCTGTAACTGTGGaactgaaaatgaaagtaaaaaaggtAAGCATGTCTCTGTGATTTGTGGGGGacgtcgtggcctagtggttagacagCAGCAGCTGAAGCGGGTGGTTTGGTGAGTGTGAGCGCGTCTGACCCGCAGGAAGGGGATGATGTTGTCTTTAGCGATGGCCTGCAGCAGGCGAGGAGCTCCGGTCAGTGATTGGAGGCCGGCGCCACACGTGGAGAAAAACGAGCCAATCACGATCACCCAGGGGGAGGGCCACGAGAGCGTCCCGACCACCAGATTCCCCTTCACCGAGTCTCCGAACCTGAAACAGAGCCAGAGCCTCAGAAACAGCACACCAGTGTATCTGAAGAGAAGAGCAGTGACGCAGACTCACTTGTCTCGGAGAACGACGCCCTCCACACAGGATCCAAACAGCAGCACACAGCTCAGATCTGAGCCACACGTTCAGGAAACACACTCTGAGCATCAACTCATTCCAGCGGCTCTCACACTCACATTAACACAGAACTGATCAGTGACGGTGTGAAAGTTCATTTAATTATACAAATGTAAAGACGTTTGCTTTTGTGCTTCTTTCATAAATAGCTTTGGATAAAGGCATCTTCATGcatgtatgtaaaatataaatatacaactaaaataatgataaaatataaaaaaaatactattacaaattatttgaatatttaaaattatacaaatgtagaataataatgattaaattatCATATAAATCAATAATGAAAAgatcaaaacaatcaaaataaaaatgttacatacATGAATGTGTTGATAAACAAGTGAAAATTAACTTCCATtattagatgtgtgtgtgtgtggctttgtgtaagtttgtctctgtgtgtgtgtgtctctgtgtgtgtgtgtgtctctctgtgtgtgtgtgtgtgtgtgtgtttgtgtgtgtctctgtgtgtgtgtgtgtatgtctgtgtctctttctgtgtctctgtgtgtgtgtgtgtctctctgtgtgtgtgtctctgtgtgtgtgtgtgtgtgtctctgtgtgtgtgtgtgtgtatgtctgtgtctctttctgtgtctctgtgtgtgtgtctctgtgtgtgtgtgtgtgtgtgtgtgtttgtgtgtgtctctctctgtgcgtgtgtgtgtgtgtgtgtgtatgtctgtgcgtctgtgtctctctctgtgtctctgtgtgtgtgtctttgtgtgtgtgtgtttgtgtgtctctctgtgtgtgtgtgtgtgtgtgtatgtctgtgtgtctctctgtgtgtgtgtctctgtgtgtgtgtgtgtttgtgtgtgtctctctgtgtgtgtgtgtgtgtgtgtctgtgtctctctgtgtctctgtgtgtgtatgtctgtgtgtctgtgtctctctctgtgtctgtgtgtgtgtgtgtctatctctctctgtgtgtgtgtgtgtcaggatacAGACGAGGGAGGTGGTGAGGATGGCCAGGATGGTGCCGATGGGGATGGAGCGCTGGGCGTCCTTCAGATCTCCAGAGCGGTTGGATCCCGCCATGATTCCTGACACACAGAGCAGAACGAGTGATTCTGTGTCACATGACCTCAGATGATAGCAGAGCTACACTCTCTCATTTGAGATGTATCATATAAAGCTAGTAAGATCCTTCATGACTGCTGTCAACGAGAGGGTCTCCTCATTACCGGTGACGGAGGGGAAGAAGATCCCGATCAGCAGCGTGAAGGAGGTGGTGATGTCAGCGAACACATAAGGGAAGTGATTGGATACGGCGTCTCTGTGGGAGGAGTGATGCGAGCCGCGCTCCAGGACGTCTCCTTTAGCCGAGTACGAGCTCCAGATgttgtctacacacacacacacacacacacacacgttaggtGTGAACGTGAGCGGCGTCTCTGCTCCTCCACACGAGCGTCTCACCTGCGATCACGCCGCTGGAGAGCCCCGGGATGCCCTGGATCTGCGTCACGTTGTTGTGCAGGAAGTAGTCGTCGCACACGGCGCTGAGCTCGGAGCTGTTGCAGAAGTGCCTCCACAGGTCTGAGGTTGTCTCCTGCGCAGTGTCTGTGCTGTTGAAGCTCTCGCTAGCGTTAGCAGCCTCCGGCGGCGGAGGCACTAGCAGCGTCTTCACACAGAGACCGTCCTTCAGCTCGTGCTGAGACAGACTCCTGTTTCCCAGCATGCACACGCTGCACACACCAGCTCACACTCAGAGTCTGACtcttattattacttattattattactcttatttatttttgaatgggAGTGCAGATGACATGAGAGACTCACGGGAAGGAGGGCGGGCTGAAGGCGGACACCAGCGCCCCGGTGTAGATGGACAGGATGGACACGATCACACAGGCCAGGAACACCGACGCCAGCTTGTTGACGTATTTGACTCCCACGAACACCAGCAGACACATGAGCAGCAGGAACAGGGAGCCGTAGAGGCGCATGTTGTTCAGCATGGCCCCCGCCTCGCCGTCAGGACCGTCCGAGACGAAGATGGCCGCGCTCGGAGCGATGTACATCTGTGAAGCACAGGACGGTGGATCAGAGACTGTGAGACAGAGGTATACTGCTGTTAGAGGAGAAGATCTGCGCACCAGCAGGATCTCGATGGCCCCCAGGATGTACATGGAGCCGGCGAAGGTGGTGCCCAGATAGAAACAGGAGCCCACGGCCCCCCCGAACTCAGGCCCCAGAGATCGAGAGATCATGAAGTACGAGCCGCCCGCTGGAGGAGCGACACACGGCTCAGTTAGTCACTATGTTAACTCTACAACAGCAgagacacactctcacacacacacactcatcagtcTACAGCGTTCGTCTCTTCACACACTTCTGAACTCAGCTGAACAGAAGAGAAAGTTCACCTGGCACGACTCCATTAGTAGCGATGGCACTCATAGATATCGCAGTCAGCAGcgtctgtgtgagagagactcaGTTAACATACACAGACCTgatcctgagtgtgtgtgtgtgtgtgagagactcacGCAGCAGCAGCAGATGAAGACGATACACAGCGCCTGCAGGACTCCGGCCGTCCCCACGACCCACGTCAGTCTGAGGAACAGAATCACCCCGAAGATGTTCTGCAGGCACGGCAGATACACGCCCATGAAGGTGCCCATCTGAGGAGACTGAACACAGGGCATCATGGGAACAACACTCAGTCAGTCAGATgcagatgcatgtgtgtgtgtgtgtgtgtgtgtgtgtaccttgcTGCTCTTGCGCTTCTCTCCGATGCTCTCGGCCTCCTCGTGCTCTTTAGCTCCCTGCATGAGGTTGGTGTAGTTCGCCAGACGATTGAGCAGAGACGACACTTTGGGACGAGTGTCCATctcctcctgcacacacacacacacacacacacacgtcagatgACAGGAATATAACGTACATTCATCAAAGAGAGGGAGCAAATGGGTCAAAATAATAGAGAGATGATGAAAAGAAAC
This genomic interval carries:
- the LOC128017778 gene encoding solute carrier family 12 member 6 — its product is MASSVRFTVTPTRAEDLPDTSPDISSRSSRVRFGSRESVNRSETSAGVTTSAGADTPERSHLEHGDGGVKLSSAYINNSHAIDDDDFYDRNLALFEEEMDTRPKVSSLLNRLANYTNLMQGAKEHEEAESIGEKRKSSKSPQMGTFMGVYLPCLQNIFGVILFLRLTWVVGTAGVLQALCIVFICCCCTLLTAISMSAIATNGVVPAGGSYFMISRSLGPEFGGAVGSCFYLGTTFAGSMYILGAIEILLMYIAPSAAIFVSDGPDGEAGAMLNNMRLYGSLFLLLMCLLVFVGVKYVNKLASVFLACVIVSILSIYTGALVSAFSPPSFPVCMLGNRSLSQHELKDGLCVKTLLVPPPPEAANASESFNSTDTAQETTSDLWRHFCNSSELSAVCDDYFLHNNVTQIQGIPGLSSGVIADNIWSSYSAKGDVLERGSHHSSHRDAVSNHFPYVFADITTSFTLLIGIFFPSVTGIMAGSNRSGDLKDAQRSIPIGTILAILTTSLVYLSCVLLFGSCVEGVVLRDKFGDSVKGNLVVGTLSWPSPWVIVIGSFFSTCGAGLQSLTGAPRLLQAIAKDNIIPFLRVFGHGKANGEPTWALLLTAVLAELGILIASLDLVAPILSMFFLMCYLFVNLACALQTLLRTPNWRPRFSYYHWTLSFLGMIICLALMFISSWYYAIVAMVIAGMIYKYIEYHGAEKEWGDGIRGLSLSAARFALLRLEEGPPHTKNWRPQLLVLLKLDEDAHVKHPRLLTFASQLKAGKGLTIVGTVIPGNFLQTYGEALAAEQTLKHLMEKERVKGFVQCIVTQKPREGISHMIQSSGLGGMRHNTVVMGWPDAWRQSEDPQSWKTFINTVRVTTTAHLALLVPKNISLFPSNSEPCTEGFIDVWWIVHDGGMLMLLPFLLRQHKVWRKCSMRIFTVAQMEDNSIQMKKDLATFLYHLRIDAYVEVVEMHDSDISAYTYERTLMMEQRSQMLRQMRLSKSDREKEAQLVKDRNSMLRLTSIGSDEDEDTDGAGDRSAEYRRVHMTWTRDKALQLRSNTHTHTASACSTPEGFRDMLNIRPDQSNVRRMHTAVKLNEVIVNKSHDARLVLLNMPGPPKNPEGDENYMEFLEVLTEGLERVLLVRGGGSEVITIYS